A DNA window from Alligator mississippiensis isolate rAllMis1 chromosome 11, rAllMis1, whole genome shotgun sequence contains the following coding sequences:
- the LOC106738419 gene encoding E3 ubiquitin-protein ligase TRIM17 isoform X2, producing the protein MNTVSFYDQVTSQLDMGQEVDVIYLDFSKACDIVSHEILSIKLEGAGLDQSTVSYRARFHRGSFQPYSKQRNLVEKVKQQCLKPGKEQMGNQCEKHQENFKLFCEADGEAICVVCRESQDHCSHTVVPIEEAASHYKDKVEQQRERIKSDCEKLHCFVCEEVQLLLQRREEQERETLKSLEENVAQLSKQSSSLHKLISEREKKSLQAPAELLKDVKRTLDRCCVFFFPLPSRFLLGAWQEYLLGRAGLSNNRGYVPLRSKNVELQVAKAVFTELKTVFSIPGMVEMLRKFRSTWEHVRLIGSSNTCGNGDFIVRD; encoded by the exons atGAACACAGtgtctttttatgatcaggtaactagccagctggacatgggacaggaggtggacgttatctacttagacttcagcaaggcctgtGATATTGTTTCCCATGAGATCCTGTCAATTAAGTTGGAGGGTGCTGGCCTGGACCAGTCAACAGTGAG CTACAGAGCACGGTTCCACAGAGGGAGCTTCCAGCCCTACTCGAAACAGAGAAACCTGGTGGAGAAGGTGAAACAGCAGTGTCTGAAACCAGGAAAGGAGCAGATGGGAAATCAGTGTGAGAAGCACCAAGAGAATTTCAAGCTCTTCTGTGAGGCGGATGGAGAAGCCATCTGTGTGGTATGCAGGGAGTCCCAGGATCACTGCAGTCACACAGTGGTCCCCATTGAGGAGGCTGCCAGCCATTACAAG GACAAAGTAgagcaacagagagagagaatcaagTCTGACTGTGAGAAATTGCATTGCTTTGTATGTGAGGAGGTGCAGCTGCTTCTGCAAAGACGGGAGGAACAGGAGAGGGAGACTCTGAAGAGCCTGGAGGAAAATGTAGCCCAACTCTCTAAGCAAAGCTCCTCTCTGCACAAGCTgatctcagagagagagaaaaagagcctgcaggcacctgctgagctgctgaag GATGTGAAGAGGACATTGGACAGATGCTgtgtcttcttttttccccttcccagtAGATTCCTCCTTGGGGCATGGCAGGAATATCTCCTTGGAAGAGCTGGGCTGAGCAATAACAGGGGATATGTTCCTCTTAGGAGCAAGAATGTAGAGCTTCAGGTAGCAAAAGCTGTTTTTACAGAACTGAAGACTGTGTTCAGCATCCCAGGGATGGTGGAAATGCTAAGAAAATTCAGAAGTACATGGGAGCACGTCAGATTAATTGGCAGCAGCAATACCTGTG GCAATGGTGATTTCATAGTTAGAGACTGA
- the LOC106738419 gene encoding E3 ubiquitin-protein ligase TRIM17 isoform X1, with translation MNTVSFYDQVTSQLDMGQEVDVIYLDFSKACDIVSHEILSIKLEGAGLDQSTVSYRARFHRGSFQPYSKQRNLVEKVKQQCLKPGKEQMGNQCEKHQENFKLFCEADGEAICVVCRESQDHCSHTVVPIEEAASHYKDKVEQQRERIKSDCEKLHCFVCEEVQLLLQRREEQERETLKSLEENVAQLSKQSSSLHKLISEREKKSLQAPAELLKDVKRTLDRCCVFFFPLPSRFLLGAWQEYLLGRAGLSNNRGYVPLRSKNVELQVAKAVFTELKTVFSIPGMVEMLRKFRSTWEHVRLIGSSNTCGECTVTHIAQGDVTDL, from the exons atGAACACAGtgtctttttatgatcaggtaactagccagctggacatgggacaggaggtggacgttatctacttagacttcagcaaggcctgtGATATTGTTTCCCATGAGATCCTGTCAATTAAGTTGGAGGGTGCTGGCCTGGACCAGTCAACAGTGAG CTACAGAGCACGGTTCCACAGAGGGAGCTTCCAGCCCTACTCGAAACAGAGAAACCTGGTGGAGAAGGTGAAACAGCAGTGTCTGAAACCAGGAAAGGAGCAGATGGGAAATCAGTGTGAGAAGCACCAAGAGAATTTCAAGCTCTTCTGTGAGGCGGATGGAGAAGCCATCTGTGTGGTATGCAGGGAGTCCCAGGATCACTGCAGTCACACAGTGGTCCCCATTGAGGAGGCTGCCAGCCATTACAAG GACAAAGTAgagcaacagagagagagaatcaagTCTGACTGTGAGAAATTGCATTGCTTTGTATGTGAGGAGGTGCAGCTGCTTCTGCAAAGACGGGAGGAACAGGAGAGGGAGACTCTGAAGAGCCTGGAGGAAAATGTAGCCCAACTCTCTAAGCAAAGCTCCTCTCTGCACAAGCTgatctcagagagagagaaaaagagcctgcaggcacctgctgagctgctgaag GATGTGAAGAGGACATTGGACAGATGCTgtgtcttcttttttccccttcccagtAGATTCCTCCTTGGGGCATGGCAGGAATATCTCCTTGGAAGAGCTGGGCTGAGCAATAACAGGGGATATGTTCCTCTTAGGAGCAAGAATGTAGAGCTTCAGGTAGCAAAAGCTGTTTTTACAGAACTGAAGACTGTGTTCAGCATCCCAGGGATGGTGGAAATGCTAAGAAAATTCAGAAGTACATGGGAGCACGTCAGATTAATTGGCAGCAGCAATACCTGTGGTGAGTGCACTGTAACACACATAGCACAGGGGGATGTGACTGACTTATGA
- the LOC106738419 gene encoding E3 ubiquitin-protein ligase TRIM21 isoform X3, which translates to MNTVSFYDQVTSQLDMGQEVDVIYLDFSKACDIVSHEILSIKLEGAGLDQSTVSYRARFHRGSFQPYSKQRNLVEKVKQQCLKPGKEQMGNQCEKHQENFKLFCEADGEAICVVCRESQDHCSHTVVPIEEAASHYKDVKRTLDRCCVFFFPLPSRFLLGAWQEYLLGRAGLSNNRGYVPLRSKNVELQVAKAVFTELKTVFSIPGMVEMLRKFRSTWEHVRLIGSSNTCGECTVTHIAQGDVTDL; encoded by the exons atGAACACAGtgtctttttatgatcaggtaactagccagctggacatgggacaggaggtggacgttatctacttagacttcagcaaggcctgtGATATTGTTTCCCATGAGATCCTGTCAATTAAGTTGGAGGGTGCTGGCCTGGACCAGTCAACAGTGAG CTACAGAGCACGGTTCCACAGAGGGAGCTTCCAGCCCTACTCGAAACAGAGAAACCTGGTGGAGAAGGTGAAACAGCAGTGTCTGAAACCAGGAAAGGAGCAGATGGGAAATCAGTGTGAGAAGCACCAAGAGAATTTCAAGCTCTTCTGTGAGGCGGATGGAGAAGCCATCTGTGTGGTATGCAGGGAGTCCCAGGATCACTGCAGTCACACAGTGGTCCCCATTGAGGAGGCTGCCAGCCATTACAAG GATGTGAAGAGGACATTGGACAGATGCTgtgtcttcttttttccccttcccagtAGATTCCTCCTTGGGGCATGGCAGGAATATCTCCTTGGAAGAGCTGGGCTGAGCAATAACAGGGGATATGTTCCTCTTAGGAGCAAGAATGTAGAGCTTCAGGTAGCAAAAGCTGTTTTTACAGAACTGAAGACTGTGTTCAGCATCCCAGGGATGGTGGAAATGCTAAGAAAATTCAGAAGTACATGGGAGCACGTCAGATTAATTGGCAGCAGCAATACCTGTGGTGAGTGCACTGTAACACACATAGCACAGGGGGATGTGACTGACTTATGA